TGTCCAGCCGGGCGGGGCGGCCCCTGCCGTGCGTGTGTTCCGGGCAGGTGGCCTTCGCCGCAGATGGCGGTCGGCCCACTTCCGACTGTCTTCCTACTCGCGTTTCTCCAGTTTCGACAGCCGTTTCAGCAGGTCCGCGCGGCTGCGTTCGGCCAGCGGGTACTCCAGCAGGCCGCGCAGGTCGTCCGGCGTGACCGGCTGCCCCCGGAAGGTGCCGTGCAGGTCCAGGTCGAACAGGTCCCCGATGCTGGGCGCGCCGTCCAGCGTGGCGGGGGCCAGGGTGATCGGGTCGCCCGCCTGCACCGTTCCGGGCTGAAGCACGCGCGCGTACAGGCCGGGCCGCCGTGCCTGCGCGAACCGCCGCGCGAAGGTCAGGTCGCCCAGGTGCGCGGCCAGCGTGGCGCAGGGAATGCGGGGCGCCGTGACCTCCAGGATCACGTCGTCCGGCCCGGCGCCCAGGTGCAGGCGGTCTCCCACCCGGAAGTCCGCGCTGCCCGTCCCGCCCACCGTGAAGTTCTCGCCGAACAGGCCGGGCCTCACC
The genomic region above belongs to Deinococcus seoulensis and contains:
- a CDS encoding MOSC domain-containing protein → MTTQPPPPRMTHLQHVNVGQAAPLKVGARAARSGIDKRPVVGPVPVGTLGLDGDHVLNTRHHGGPGQAAYLYTSADYDWWAAQGLAVRPGLFGENFTVGGTGSADFRVGDRLHLGAGPDDVILEVTAPRIPCATLAAHLGDLTFARRFAQARRPGLYARVLQPGTVQAGDPITLAPATLDGAPSIGDLFDLDLHGTFRGQPVTPDDLRGLLEYPLAERSRADLLKRLSKLEKRE